The Pseudarthrobacter sulfonivorans genome includes a window with the following:
- a CDS encoding MFS transporter gives MSSVVQTSTASKTKSPHVGAAIFALAMGGVGIGVTEFTMMGLLKEVEQGLGISTPEAGHLISAYALGVVVGAPLLAAVGAKLPRKYLALGLMLFFTLANLTSYVAPDYGSMLVSRFAAGLPHGAFFGVAAVIAASLVSPTRRGWAISMVMAGLSVSNVIGVPAATWVGQTFGWRLLFLLVGGIGLLTLVLLWRYVPYQAPHPDASIRRELGALKRLQVWLAILIGIVGFGGFFATYTYIAHTMTLVAGIPGSLLPIVVALYGLGMVAGTVVGGRLADKSVMGTLYWVLPGIAVALVVYAVAVHWPWSALVMVFVVGASGSMLIPALQTRLLDASPDAPSLASSLNHAALNVANALGAFLGGLVIAWGWGFVAPALVGAVLAVLGFGIALTSGVLERKKPLAA, from the coding sequence ATGAGCAGCGTCGTCCAAACCTCCACCGCATCCAAGACGAAGTCTCCACACGTTGGCGCAGCGATTTTCGCGCTGGCAATGGGCGGCGTCGGAATCGGTGTCACGGAGTTCACCATGATGGGCCTGCTGAAAGAGGTGGAACAAGGACTCGGCATCAGCACCCCGGAGGCCGGACACCTCATTTCCGCCTACGCCCTCGGAGTTGTGGTAGGCGCGCCGCTGCTCGCCGCAGTCGGTGCCAAACTGCCACGCAAATACCTCGCACTGGGCCTCATGCTGTTCTTCACGCTGGCCAACCTGACGTCCTATGTTGCTCCCGATTACGGGAGCATGCTGGTTTCCCGGTTTGCGGCCGGGCTGCCGCACGGTGCATTCTTCGGGGTCGCGGCTGTGATCGCCGCCTCTCTGGTTTCCCCCACGCGTCGGGGTTGGGCCATCTCCATGGTGATGGCGGGCCTCTCCGTTTCGAACGTTATCGGCGTGCCCGCGGCCACCTGGGTGGGCCAGACGTTCGGCTGGCGGCTGCTGTTCCTGCTCGTAGGAGGCATTGGCTTGCTGACACTGGTGCTGCTGTGGCGCTATGTCCCATACCAGGCCCCCCATCCTGACGCGAGCATCCGCCGCGAACTCGGTGCGCTCAAGCGGCTCCAGGTGTGGCTGGCCATTCTGATCGGCATCGTTGGTTTTGGTGGCTTCTTCGCGACCTACACCTACATTGCGCACACCATGACCCTGGTGGCCGGGATTCCGGGATCGCTGTTGCCCATTGTGGTGGCACTCTACGGACTGGGCATGGTGGCCGGAACCGTCGTCGGCGGCAGGCTGGCCGACAAGTCAGTGATGGGGACGCTGTACTGGGTCCTGCCCGGGATCGCCGTCGCACTGGTGGTCTACGCGGTGGCTGTGCACTGGCCCTGGTCAGCCCTGGTGATGGTTTTTGTGGTGGGAGCGTCCGGCTCCATGCTGATCCCGGCCCTGCAGACCCGTTTGTTGGATGCGTCGCCGGACGCCCCCTCCCTGGCTTCTTCGCTGAACCACGCCGCGCTTAACGTAGCCAATGCCCTAGGCGCCTTCCTGGGCGGCCTAGTGATCGCCTGGGGCTGGGGCTTCGTGGCACCCGCGCTCGTGGGCGCCGTGTTGGCAGTCCTGGGCTTTGGCATCGCGCTGACCAGCGGCGTCCTGGAACGCAAAAAGCCGCTGGCCGCCTGA
- a CDS encoding cation diffusion facilitator family transporter, whose amino-acid sequence MAANGGTKAIVAALAANLTIAVLKFVAFFLTASSSMLAEAIHSIADSGNQLLLLIGGKRARKAASPEHPFGYGRERYIYAFIVSIVLFSVGGLFALFEAWEKLQHPHAIEGDFWWVPLAVLIGAIVAESFSFRTAIIESNHVRGKQGWVSFVRTAKQPELPVILLEDLGALLGLVFALVGVSMTLVTGNGIWDAAGTGMIGLLLVAIAVVLAIETKSLLLGESATRDDVARISEAIEAGGHNRIIHLKTLHLGPEELLVAAKISVGAAETGRDIAAAIDGAESRIRTAVPMARVIYLEPDLHRENSRTDEVSGAGQVPNAGQIAAEAGAQDPQA is encoded by the coding sequence GTGGCTGCAAATGGCGGTACCAAGGCGATCGTCGCGGCCCTAGCCGCAAACCTGACCATCGCCGTCCTGAAATTCGTGGCCTTTTTTCTGACGGCTTCCTCGTCGATGCTGGCCGAAGCCATCCACTCGATTGCCGACTCCGGCAATCAACTGCTGCTCCTGATCGGCGGCAAGCGCGCCAGGAAGGCAGCTAGCCCGGAGCACCCGTTCGGGTATGGCCGTGAACGCTACATTTACGCCTTTATCGTCTCGATCGTGCTTTTCAGCGTGGGCGGGCTTTTTGCACTGTTCGAAGCGTGGGAGAAGCTGCAGCACCCGCACGCCATCGAAGGGGACTTCTGGTGGGTTCCTTTGGCGGTGCTGATCGGCGCCATTGTTGCTGAGTCTTTCTCGTTCCGGACGGCCATCATCGAATCCAACCACGTCCGCGGCAAGCAGGGCTGGGTGAGCTTTGTGCGCACGGCCAAGCAGCCGGAGCTGCCGGTCATCCTGCTGGAAGACCTCGGGGCGCTTCTTGGTCTTGTGTTCGCGCTCGTGGGTGTGAGCATGACCCTCGTCACCGGCAACGGGATCTGGGACGCCGCGGGTACCGGCATGATCGGCCTGCTGCTCGTGGCCATCGCTGTGGTGCTGGCTATCGAAACCAAGTCCCTGCTGCTGGGCGAGTCCGCCACCCGGGATGACGTGGCCCGCATCAGTGAGGCCATCGAGGCCGGGGGGCACAACCGGATCATCCACCTCAAGACCCTTCACCTCGGACCGGAGGAGCTGCTGGTGGCCGCCAAGATCTCCGTGGGTGCCGCAGAAACCGGCCGGGACATCGCCGCCGCGATTGATGGTGCCGAGTCCCGAATCCGCACGGCCGTTCCGATGGCCCGGGTGATCTACCTCGAACCGGATCTGCACCGCGAGAACAGTCGCACGGACGAGGTCTCAGGCGCCGGTCAGGTTCCCAATGCCGGCCAGATAGCCGCGGAGGCCGGGGCTCAGGACCCGCAGGCCTGA
- a CDS encoding GlsB/YeaQ/YmgE family stress response membrane protein, producing MGFLAWIILGLIVGAIVKAVMPGKVGGGWVTSLVLGVVGAIVGGWIGSLLFGKGDLAFFDLGTWILAIVGGLVVAGVYGAITGRSKSTRAP from the coding sequence ATGGGTTTTCTTGCTTGGATTATTCTCGGCCTCATCGTAGGGGCCATCGTTAAAGCCGTTATGCCGGGCAAAGTCGGCGGCGGCTGGGTGACGAGTCTCGTGCTCGGCGTTGTCGGCGCGATTGTAGGCGGCTGGATTGGCAGCCTCCTGTTCGGCAAGGGTGATCTTGCCTTCTTTGATCTGGGTACCTGGATCCTGGCCATCGTAGGCGGCCTGGTAGTTGCCGGCGTCTACGGCGCCATCACAGGACGCAGCAAGAGCACACGGGCGCCCTGA
- a CDS encoding TrmH family RNA methyltransferase, whose product MNETGRPQDFPLSNPRADRVRKVAQLAGRPARLKRSEFLAEGPQAVREALTLHQKRIAAGEPGVVYEVYASEACLDRHPDLEALAEGIDAYLTTDEVLAAMADTVTPQGILAVCGFLDVSLEQVLDAGPRLLAVLCQVRDPGNAGTVLRAADAAGADAVILTSSSVDIYNPKAVRSTAGSLFHLPVVLGADIAEVAAACRARGIGILAADGDGDVNLDTLQDENAARRIAGPGVESLFALEGPTAWLFGNEAQGLAEDELALADHRVAVPVYGAAESLNLGTAATVCLYASARSQKA is encoded by the coding sequence ATGAACGAAACCGGGCGCCCGCAAGACTTTCCACTCTCCAACCCCCGAGCTGATCGGGTGAGGAAGGTGGCACAGCTTGCCGGGCGCCCGGCCCGTTTAAAGCGCAGCGAGTTTCTGGCGGAGGGTCCCCAAGCTGTCCGTGAGGCCCTCACTCTGCACCAGAAAAGGATTGCAGCGGGCGAGCCCGGCGTCGTCTATGAGGTGTACGCGAGCGAGGCCTGCCTCGACCGGCACCCGGACCTGGAGGCTCTCGCGGAGGGCATTGACGCATACCTCACTACCGACGAAGTGCTGGCCGCGATGGCGGACACGGTTACCCCGCAGGGCATTCTCGCGGTCTGCGGTTTCCTGGACGTGAGCCTTGAGCAGGTCCTCGACGCCGGCCCTCGGCTGCTTGCAGTGCTGTGTCAGGTCCGGGACCCCGGCAACGCCGGCACTGTACTCCGGGCTGCTGACGCGGCCGGGGCGGACGCCGTCATCCTGACCTCGTCCAGCGTTGACATCTATAACCCCAAGGCCGTCCGTTCCACCGCCGGTTCCCTGTTCCATCTGCCCGTGGTCCTGGGCGCCGATATCGCGGAAGTGGCAGCCGCCTGCCGTGCGCGGGGGATTGGCATACTGGCCGCCGACGGCGACGGTGACGTCAACCTGGATACGCTCCAGGACGAAAACGCCGCGCGCCGGATCGCAGGCCCTGGCGTCGAATCGCTGTTTGCCCTGGAGGGTCCCACAGCGTGGCTGTTCGGAAACGAAGCCCAGGGGCTCGCCGAAGATGAACTGGCCTTGGCCGATCACCGGGTGGCCGTGCCGGTTTACGGCGCAGCCGAAAGCTTGAACCTCGGCACGGCGGCCACGGTGTGCCTCTACGCGAGTGCCAGGTCCCAGAAAGCGTGA
- the rplT gene encoding 50S ribosomal protein L20 produces the protein MARVKRAVNAHKKRRVILERAKGYRGQRSRLYRKAKEQLLHSFVYSYGDRKKKKGDFRRLWIQRINAASRANGLTYNRLIQGLKAAEVEVDRRMLAELAVSDANAFAALVKIAKDSLPADTSAPAVEAAAPKAAKAPKAKAAKPAADVAAK, from the coding sequence GTGGCACGTGTGAAGAGGGCGGTCAACGCCCACAAGAAGCGCCGGGTTATCCTTGAACGCGCAAAGGGCTACCGTGGACAGCGTTCACGCCTGTACCGCAAGGCTAAAGAGCAGCTGCTGCACTCGTTTGTGTACAGCTACGGCGACCGCAAGAAGAAGAAGGGCGACTTCCGCCGCCTGTGGATCCAGCGCATCAATGCTGCATCCCGCGCCAACGGCCTGACTTACAACCGTCTGATCCAGGGCCTGAAGGCCGCTGAGGTCGAGGTTGACCGCCGTATGCTTGCTGAGCTGGCCGTTTCGGATGCGAACGCATTCGCCGCGCTGGTGAAGATCGCCAAGGATTCCCTGCCTGCCGACACGTCCGCTCCGGCCGTCGAAGCCGCAGCCCCCAAGGCTGCCAAGGCACCCAAGGCCAAGGCTGCAAAGCCTGCCGCTGACGTGGCTGCCAAGTAG
- the rpmI gene encoding 50S ribosomal protein L35 → MPKMKTHSGAKKRFKLTGSGKLRRQQANRRHYLEHKSSRLTRRLAGDKIVFKGDAKVIRKMLGI, encoded by the coding sequence ATGCCGAAGATGAAGACCCACAGTGGTGCTAAGAAGCGCTTCAAGCTGACCGGCAGCGGCAAGCTGCGCCGCCAGCAGGCCAACCGCCGCCACTACCTTGAGCACAAGTCCTCCAGGCTGACTCGTCGCCTCGCCGGCGACAAGATTGTCTTCAAGGGTGACGCTAAGGTCATCCGGAAGATGCTCGGCATCTAA
- a CDS encoding DUF1844 domain-containing protein — protein MSTPDSNSHVFEAPDAKADVTQQIRDISEVPAIEVITTAAVHLMSAAAVKLGLAAEDNAEELKDLDEARKLITALAGLVTSAAPEIGSQHAGPLRDGLRSLQLAFREESIIPDAPGKGPGEKYTGAVN, from the coding sequence ATGAGCACCCCAGACAGCAATTCACACGTTTTCGAGGCCCCGGACGCCAAGGCTGACGTGACCCAGCAAATCCGCGACATCTCGGAGGTGCCGGCCATCGAGGTCATCACCACCGCCGCAGTGCACCTGATGAGCGCAGCCGCGGTCAAGCTGGGCCTCGCCGCCGAGGACAATGCGGAGGAACTCAAGGACCTGGACGAGGCCCGCAAGCTCATCACCGCCCTTGCCGGACTGGTGACCTCAGCGGCCCCCGAAATCGGATCCCAGCACGCCGGCCCGTTGCGCGATGGCCTGCGTTCCCTGCAGCTCGCGTTCCGCGAGGAGTCCATCATCCCGGATGCCCCGGGCAAGGGCCCGGGCGAGAAGTACACCGGCGCCGTCAACTAG
- a CDS encoding MFS transporter yields MNFALYRELLAHRPIRRLLLVGMIARIPHSAAGMLLTLHIVLTLDQGYAAAGAAAAVMTIGIAVGAPWRGRRVDTVGLRRALIPSVVSEALIWSVVPHVSYQWLLPLVFVGGLLTLPIFSVIRQSLGVLADGDQRRTAFALDSIATEMVFMIGPAAGAVVATSGFTVLGLTVVGVSTSLAGLFLMWFNPPTRSATQTEECQADQRHAAEVAVVSAAPAHLQEAAADLVPAGAERTRSGPAGLPGKVAHNFAWLTATVAAVFAVAAGTGMVLSGTDVGIVAALETGGHQGEIGIVFLFWCAASVVGGLVYGAMHRPVSPILLLLGMAALTIPMGFAQDTWTLAFVSILPGLLCAPVLSAASEHVADLVAEDRRGEAMGWYGSALTAGVALGAPLAGIFIDGMGPSGGFVSVGVAGVLFCLVGLLLQAHRRRRAAI; encoded by the coding sequence GTGAACTTCGCTCTTTACCGGGAGCTGCTGGCCCACCGGCCCATCCGGCGGCTGCTGCTGGTCGGCATGATCGCCCGCATCCCCCACTCGGCGGCAGGCATGCTGCTGACCCTGCACATCGTGCTGACCCTGGACCAGGGCTACGCTGCGGCCGGTGCCGCAGCGGCAGTTATGACCATCGGCATTGCCGTTGGCGCACCATGGCGCGGCCGGCGCGTGGACACTGTTGGCCTGCGGCGGGCGCTGATTCCCTCAGTGGTGTCAGAGGCTCTCATCTGGTCCGTGGTGCCGCACGTGTCCTACCAGTGGCTGCTTCCGCTGGTGTTCGTCGGCGGCCTGCTGACGTTGCCGATCTTCAGTGTGATCCGCCAGTCCCTGGGCGTCCTCGCGGACGGGGACCAGCGGCGGACCGCTTTTGCGCTGGACTCGATCGCCACGGAGATGGTGTTTATGATCGGGCCTGCCGCCGGAGCCGTTGTGGCCACCAGCGGCTTCACCGTTCTGGGACTCACCGTGGTGGGCGTTTCCACGTCACTGGCCGGATTGTTCCTCATGTGGTTTAACCCGCCTACTCGAAGTGCCACGCAGACTGAGGAGTGCCAGGCAGACCAGCGCCACGCCGCGGAAGTGGCTGTGGTTTCCGCTGCACCGGCACACCTCCAGGAAGCAGCGGCAGACCTCGTCCCGGCAGGGGCAGAACGCACCCGCAGCGGGCCGGCGGGGCTGCCCGGCAAGGTGGCCCACAACTTCGCCTGGCTCACGGCCACTGTAGCGGCCGTATTCGCAGTGGCAGCTGGAACCGGCATGGTGCTCAGCGGCACGGACGTTGGCATTGTTGCTGCCCTGGAAACAGGCGGGCACCAGGGCGAAATCGGCATCGTGTTCCTCTTTTGGTGCGCCGCATCGGTGGTCGGCGGACTGGTCTACGGGGCCATGCACCGTCCAGTTTCGCCGATCCTCCTGCTGCTGGGGATGGCGGCCCTGACTATCCCGATGGGCTTCGCCCAGGACACCTGGACGCTGGCCTTCGTCTCGATCCTTCCGGGCCTGTTGTGCGCCCCTGTACTGTCGGCCGCCTCCGAACATGTGGCAGACCTGGTGGCGGAGGACCGCCGCGGCGAGGCAATGGGCTGGTACGGCTCTGCACTGACTGCCGGCGTGGCGCTCGGGGCGCCCCTTGCCGGGATTTTCATCGACGGGATGGGACCATCCGGCGGCTTTGTGTCCGTGGGCGTGGCCGGCGTTCTGTTCTGCCTGGTGGGACTGCTGCTCCAGGCCCACCGACGCCGGCGCGCCGCCATCTGA
- a CDS encoding SseB family protein, which yields MDSTHNADPAAESPPPRHLPGHIAAALAGAGGRTDSAGQPWEGRSLAGDDGRIHNFEDDDGTADAGYLAAVAALVDGNGDEAAVVASLATARVFIPIIAQLGEEAAGVDGLTSDKQADMALVTLKAADGRTAMPAFSSANALAAWHPEARPVAVYAARAALSAVAEGAELLVLDPGSEVTFVVRRPAVWALAQQREWIPSYTDAALAAEMAEATAAFPAVRKLALLPGSGVAVLTGTGARLSGGGAGPELQVLLHLEDGLDAPAVQDLVSGLQQAWSRNVLFGERVDSIEIKLRRAAQ from the coding sequence GTGGACAGCACGCACAACGCCGATCCGGCAGCGGAATCGCCGCCGCCGCGCCATCTGCCCGGACACATTGCGGCGGCTTTGGCGGGCGCGGGCGGCCGTACTGACTCGGCCGGCCAGCCGTGGGAAGGCCGGAGCCTCGCCGGGGACGACGGCAGGATCCACAACTTCGAGGACGACGACGGAACGGCCGACGCCGGCTACCTCGCCGCCGTCGCGGCCCTGGTTGACGGCAACGGCGACGAAGCGGCTGTGGTGGCCTCGCTGGCCACCGCCCGAGTCTTTATCCCGATCATCGCCCAGCTCGGCGAGGAAGCGGCCGGCGTCGACGGCCTGACGTCGGACAAGCAGGCGGACATGGCGCTGGTCACCCTGAAGGCCGCCGACGGCCGGACGGCCATGCCGGCCTTCAGCTCGGCGAATGCCTTGGCTGCCTGGCACCCCGAAGCCCGGCCGGTGGCGGTTTACGCCGCCAGGGCTGCCCTCTCAGCCGTGGCCGAGGGGGCCGAGCTACTGGTGCTCGATCCGGGCTCGGAGGTCACGTTCGTGGTCCGGCGGCCCGCCGTCTGGGCGCTGGCCCAACAACGGGAGTGGATCCCTTCCTACACAGATGCGGCGTTGGCAGCCGAGATGGCTGAGGCAACGGCTGCCTTCCCTGCGGTGCGCAAGCTTGCCCTCCTCCCGGGTTCCGGCGTCGCCGTTCTCACCGGTACGGGTGCCAGGCTCTCCGGGGGCGGTGCCGGGCCGGAACTTCAGGTGCTGCTCCACCTTGAGGATGGGTTGGACGCTCCGGCAGTCCAGGACCTGGTGTCCGGCCTCCAACAGGCATGGTCCCGGAATGTATTGTTTGGAGAGCGTGTTGACTCGATCGAAATCAAGTTGCGGCGCGCAGCACAATAG
- the priA gene encoding bifunctional 1-(5-phosphoribosyl)-5-((5-phosphoribosylamino)methylideneamino)imidazole-4-carboxamide isomerase/phosphoribosylanthranilate isomerase PriA, which yields MTTATDLPVLELLPAVDVVNGQAVRLVQGEAGSETSYGTPLEAALNWQEQGAEWVHLVDLDAAFGRGSNAELLREVVGRLDIKVELSGGLRDDESLEAALALGVARVNLGTAALENPEWTRSAIDRFGDRIAVGLDVRGTTLAGRGWTKEGGDLWEVLGRLEEAGCSRYVVTDVTKDGTLQGPNVELLRQMVEKTGKPVVASGGISSLDDLKVLRSLVPLGVEGAIVGKALYAGAFTLPEALDVAGRR from the coding sequence ATGACCACCGCAACCGATCTGCCGGTTCTTGAACTGCTGCCCGCCGTCGATGTCGTAAACGGACAGGCCGTGCGGCTGGTCCAAGGCGAGGCCGGCAGCGAGACGAGCTACGGCACGCCGCTGGAGGCAGCCCTCAACTGGCAGGAGCAGGGTGCCGAATGGGTACATCTGGTGGACCTTGACGCCGCGTTCGGCCGTGGCTCGAACGCCGAGCTGCTCCGTGAAGTGGTGGGCCGGCTTGACATCAAGGTGGAGCTTTCCGGTGGACTCAGGGACGACGAATCCCTCGAAGCGGCGCTGGCCCTCGGCGTTGCCCGCGTCAACCTCGGCACAGCGGCGCTGGAAAACCCCGAGTGGACCCGCAGTGCCATCGACCGCTTTGGCGACAGGATCGCCGTCGGCCTCGACGTCCGCGGAACCACGCTGGCAGGCCGCGGCTGGACCAAAGAAGGCGGCGACCTCTGGGAGGTCCTGGGCCGGCTCGAAGAAGCCGGGTGCTCCCGGTACGTTGTCACTGACGTTACGAAAGACGGCACACTGCAGGGTCCCAACGTTGAACTCCTGCGCCAGATGGTGGAGAAGACCGGCAAACCGGTGGTCGCCTCCGGCGGCATCTCCAGCCTTGACGACTTGAAAGTGCTGCGCTCCCTGGTGCCGCTGGGCGTGGAAGGCGCGATTGTGGGCAAGGCGCTGTACGCCGGTGCCTTCACACTCCCCGAAGCCCTCGACGTCGCCGGACGCCGCTAG
- the hisH gene encoding imidazole glycerol phosphate synthase subunit HisH has product MSGQILRDGAVIDPAAGKKPVSPEGKPTVTVLDYGSGNVRSAVRALERAGAEVILSSKPEDVLNADGLVVPGVGAFETVMRELKAVDGIRLIGRRVAGGRPVLAICVGLQVLFEAGVEHGTEAEGMGEWPGKVELLPAEVVPHMGWNTVDVPEGSKLFAGVADQRFYFVHSYGVQDWNFDVIQPRMTAPLVTWSEHGARFIAAVENGPLCATQFHPEKSGDAGARLLRNWVDGLRKPAATDAA; this is encoded by the coding sequence GTGAGCGGCCAAATTCTCCGGGACGGCGCCGTCATCGATCCGGCCGCCGGTAAAAAGCCCGTCTCGCCCGAAGGCAAGCCCACAGTCACTGTCCTCGATTACGGTTCGGGAAACGTCCGGTCCGCCGTGCGCGCCCTGGAGCGGGCAGGAGCCGAGGTCATCCTCAGCTCCAAGCCGGAGGACGTGCTTAATGCCGACGGCTTGGTAGTACCCGGCGTCGGCGCGTTCGAGACTGTCATGCGCGAGCTAAAGGCCGTGGACGGTATCCGGCTGATCGGCCGGCGCGTGGCCGGGGGCAGGCCGGTCCTGGCAATCTGCGTGGGCCTGCAGGTCCTGTTCGAGGCCGGAGTGGAGCACGGGACAGAAGCTGAAGGCATGGGGGAGTGGCCGGGCAAGGTGGAACTCCTTCCCGCCGAGGTGGTGCCACACATGGGCTGGAACACGGTTGACGTTCCGGAAGGATCCAAACTCTTCGCCGGCGTCGCGGACCAGCGCTTCTACTTCGTCCACTCCTATGGTGTCCAGGACTGGAACTTCGACGTGATCCAGCCGCGGATGACTGCGCCGCTGGTGACCTGGTCAGAGCATGGCGCGCGCTTTATTGCTGCAGTGGAGAACGGACCGCTCTGCGCCACCCAGTTCCACCCGGAAAAATCCGGCGACGCCGGTGCACGGCTACTGCGCAACTGGGTGGACGGCCTTCGCAAGCCAGCTGCCACGGACGCCGCCTAG
- the hisB gene encoding imidazoleglycerol-phosphate dehydratase HisB, which yields MSFTGSNAAAPRTARMERATSESSVLVEINLDGTGVSDIDTSVPFYDHMLTALCKHSLIDMTVKATGDTHIDVHHTVEDVAITFGEVLRTALGNKAGIRRFGEATVPLDEALAHAVVDVSGRPYLVHGGEPAGQEYHLIGGHFTGSLTRHVFEAITLHAGICLHMNVIAGRDPHHIVEAQFKAFARALRAAVEPDPRVEGIPSTKGAL from the coding sequence ATGAGCTTCACCGGATCGAACGCTGCCGCGCCCCGGACCGCACGCATGGAGCGTGCCACCAGTGAATCGTCAGTGCTCGTGGAGATTAACCTCGACGGCACGGGCGTTTCGGACATCGACACGTCTGTCCCGTTCTACGACCACATGCTGACGGCGCTCTGCAAGCACTCGCTCATTGACATGACGGTCAAAGCCACCGGTGACACCCACATTGACGTCCACCACACGGTGGAGGACGTCGCCATCACGTTCGGTGAAGTTCTGCGCACTGCCTTGGGAAACAAGGCCGGGATCCGCAGGTTCGGCGAGGCCACCGTGCCCCTCGACGAAGCCCTGGCGCACGCCGTCGTCGACGTCTCCGGCCGCCCCTACCTGGTGCACGGCGGAGAGCCTGCCGGGCAGGAGTACCACTTGATCGGCGGCCACTTCACGGGGTCATTGACCCGCCACGTCTTTGAGGCCATCACGCTTCATGCCGGCATCTGCCTCCACATGAATGTCATCGCGGGCCGCGACCCGCACCACATTGTGGAAGCGCAGTTCAAGGCCTTCGCCCGCGCCCTGCGTGCTGCGGTCGAGCCCGATCCCCGCGTGGAGGGAATCCCCTCCACCAAGGGTGCCCTGTGA
- a CDS encoding histidinol-phosphate transaminase → MNDQLERLNRLPLRTNLRGLTPYGAPQLDVPILLNVNENTHGVPADVRAAISVAVTQAAAGLNRYPDREFTELREALAEYLGHGLDATNIWAANGSNEVLQQILQAFGGPGRTALGFPPTYSMYPLLASGTDTGYIVGQRADDYGLSAESAALQVKELQPNIVFLCSPNNPTGTGLGLDVVEAVYEAGEASQTIVIVDEAYHEFAHDGTPSALTLLPGRERLIVSRTMSKAFALAGARLGYMAAAPEVTDALRLVRLPYHLSAITQATALAALQHRTALMADVEDIKEQRDRIVSELSRMGLKPAASDSNYVFFGGLDSPHDVWQLLLDDGVLIRDVGIPGHLRVTAGTETETTAFLTSLERILASQAGLPA, encoded by the coding sequence GTGAATGACCAGCTAGAGCGTCTGAACAGACTTCCCCTCCGGACCAACCTCCGCGGACTGACCCCGTACGGTGCCCCGCAGCTGGATGTACCTATCCTGCTGAACGTCAACGAAAACACCCATGGCGTCCCGGCGGACGTACGTGCCGCGATCAGCGTGGCCGTGACGCAAGCCGCGGCGGGCCTCAACCGCTACCCGGACCGTGAATTCACCGAACTCCGGGAAGCGCTGGCCGAGTATCTCGGCCACGGTCTGGATGCCACCAACATCTGGGCGGCCAACGGGTCCAACGAGGTCCTCCAACAGATTCTCCAGGCTTTCGGCGGGCCCGGGCGCACGGCCCTGGGATTCCCGCCCACGTACTCCATGTATCCGCTCCTGGCCAGCGGCACGGACACCGGGTACATCGTCGGGCAGCGGGCCGACGATTACGGGCTCAGTGCCGAGTCGGCCGCGTTGCAGGTCAAAGAGCTTCAGCCCAACATCGTTTTCCTCTGCTCGCCGAACAATCCCACCGGCACGGGGCTGGGCCTGGACGTTGTGGAGGCCGTGTACGAGGCCGGCGAGGCCAGCCAGACCATCGTCATCGTTGACGAGGCCTACCACGAGTTCGCCCACGACGGAACGCCGAGCGCCCTTACGTTGCTGCCCGGCCGGGAGCGCCTCATTGTGTCCCGCACCATGAGCAAGGCGTTCGCCCTCGCGGGCGCCCGCCTGGGCTACATGGCCGCCGCTCCTGAAGTCACGGACGCACTGCGCCTGGTTCGGCTGCCGTACCACCTTTCGGCCATCACCCAGGCAACAGCCCTCGCCGCCCTGCAGCACCGCACTGCGCTGATGGCCGACGTCGAGGACATCAAGGAGCAGCGGGACCGCATAGTCTCGGAACTCTCGCGAATGGGACTCAAACCTGCCGCCTCCGATTCGAACTATGTCTTCTTCGGCGGCCTCGACAGCCCGCATGACGTCTGGCAGTTGCTGCTGGACGACGGCGTGCTGATCCGCGATGTCGGCATCCCCGGCCACCTGCGTGTCACGGCGGGAACTGAGACGGAGACCACAGCCTTCCTGACGTCGCTGGAACGCATCCTGGCCAGCCAGGCCGGGCTGCCCGCCTAA
- a CDS encoding LysM peptidoglycan-binding domain-containing protein, with the protein MSAISASQDSRPQLISVQDLTSRQWSAPVSTSGSAPRQRREPLPPLRLTRRGRIVLIGIPLVILAAILLSLAGFLNAPAKAADSAADLSLTPTVSVTVQAGQSLWAIASTVAPERDPRDVIADIAQLNNLSAGGVVPGQQLFVPTR; encoded by the coding sequence ATGTCAGCTATATCTGCTTCGCAGGACTCGCGTCCACAGCTCATTTCCGTGCAGGACCTCACCTCGCGGCAGTGGTCCGCACCCGTTTCGACGTCGGGTTCGGCGCCAAGGCAGCGAAGGGAACCGTTGCCGCCGCTGCGCCTGACCCGCAGGGGCCGGATTGTGCTCATCGGCATCCCGCTGGTGATTCTTGCCGCAATCCTGCTTTCCCTGGCAGGTTTCCTCAACGCCCCGGCAAAGGCCGCCGATTCGGCCGCCGACCTGTCACTAACGCCAACAGTCTCGGTCACGGTGCAGGCCGGCCAGTCACTCTGGGCCATCGCCAGTACCGTTGCGCCCGAGCGTGATCCCCGTGATGTCATCGCGGATATTGCCCAGTTGAACAACCTTTCCGCCGGGGGCGTTGTCCCCGGACAGCAACTCTTCGTCCCCACCAGGTAA